The Candidatus Endomicrobium procryptotermitis genome has a window encoding:
- a CDS encoding T9SS type A sorting domain-containing protein — translation MKNAFIIVCMLLVFSVPGYAVKVYPNPWIPDSKTDNDRHGNYITGIKFDNLSASGGTIYIYNVTGELVRRLDWASGKTEENWDGRNNRSEYVGSGIYIWVIKDGGTKSGKIVVIR, via the coding sequence ATGAAAAATGCATTTATTATAGTATGTATGCTGCTTGTGTTTTCTGTGCCGGGATATGCTGTAAAAGTTTATCCAAATCCTTGGATCCCTGACAGCAAAACCGATAATGACAGACACGGCAATTACATCACTGGTATAAAATTTGACAACCTTTCCGCTTCCGGCGGCACTATATATATATATAATGTTACGGGCGAACTCGTCAGAAGACTTGATTGGGCATCCGGAAAAACAGAAGAAAACTGGGACGGCAGAAATAACAGAAGCGAATATGTTGGCAGTGGCATATATATATGGGTAATAAAAGATGGCGGCACAAAATCTGGAAAAATAGTGGTAATAAGATAA